In Terriglobia bacterium, the genomic window GTACGGCCTGATTGCCGCGGGCATCTCGCTCGCGATCATCGCGGTCGTCAACGGCCTCGGCACCAACCTGAACACGAAGTTCACGTCGATCAACACTTCGCTGAAGTAAGTCTTGATCAGCAGGCATCGAAGGCCCCGGACGATCCGGGGCCTTTGTTGTTTGTAACCCGAAGTGGTGCTGCGTATGCGTAGGCCTCAGACCGCGGTTGTGGCGGCAAGAAACGCCGCTGCGACAGAAACCGTGGAAACG contains:
- a CDS encoding Flp family type IVb pilin translates to MKNLISRFVKDESGATAIEYGLIAAGISLAIIAVVNGLGTNLNTKFTSINTSLK